In a genomic window of Ptiloglossa arizonensis isolate GNS036 chromosome 12, iyPtiAriz1_principal, whole genome shotgun sequence:
- the Oseg2 gene encoding intraflagellar transport protein Oseg2, with translation MLLKYLGNVMSPQEHENRVVGILWSPNNLKLAVASSDRFIYLFDDNCIKRDKFSTKPVDSKFGKKSYLIKGIAFSPDSTKIAVGQTDCIIYVYKIGEQWGDKKVICNKFRQSSSVTCLIWLTEGPIIVGLVDGKVRAALPKSQKAQTLYTADSTTIALTSNIRGTGFLSSHADGSIIKYYITDDGSHEPSGRICTHSVPAYALAWPQSHILAAGCDRRVTFYDSRGKVVKNFDYSREDEKEFAIACCSPSGQSVAIGSWNKIRILDWSPRRSIWEEANVRSLPNFYTVTAISWRRDGSRLLVGSLCGAVEQFETVLKRTVIRGSHEVAYVGPSQVVIRPLHEGNRPVIIRSQMGYEIEDVKVLGRTDNNVVARTANTLLLADIELNLISEIPWEDKSNSEKFFFEYPRVCLIFCSGELTIVEYGNNELLGSVRTEAVNPHVVSVRINERQVVNAPDNKRLAYLLDPRTVRLVDLVTGATVAVISHDVRVDWLELSETGHRLLSRDKRARLWLSDDLGGRSLLLTGVSFVSWVLGSDVVVAQSSQTLAVWYNVDAPEVATLIPIRGDAVDIVREDGRTSVTVEELGGKVGYLLDEPLIEFGTALHDNDFGRALLFLEELADRPQAEAMWENVARNAMATRQLLVAARCYAALGDVACSRFLKNIIEVGEKYNMETGNDPLSSPDCWAKLAILNGELKTAEAIYLEQNELNQALDMYQKYWRWEDALFLAQNRGWPGLQELRDRHLTWLLESGQTARAAAILEATNPRRAVKLYLEARRAGRAARLVLADDELLDDKSIVNEIVRVLRATDLMELAGELLEKTSEPLEAIKCYSQAGVFARALELARKVDPTSVVDLERDWGKHLASAGHYDAAINHFIEAGETALALDAAISARQWRKGLQIVQVIEDDDPTIRKKCEKLAEYFASIGEKHLAERLFIRAGDARRAVEVHVQNGNWIRAHEVAEEHMVPEEANKVLAKHAAALNEAGDLKHAEELYLAIGEHDMAIAMYKKAGRRADMVRLVKIYRPDLLETTHAHLARELDTSGKPREAEEHYLAAGDWRGAVTAYRSANLWEDALRVAKQNAGDTAAQQVALMWARTLAPELGARLLMRLSYLDGCLQLACEAGLFDWALEIVKYGNADQKKEVHYRHAMALEDAGRFSDAEKEFIKAGRTMEAVQMYIHTRDWETAEDVAQSINQDAVAEVLVARASEAAESQDYSLAETLLLRAHKPETIIDYYKKAGMWSEALRVCREYLPSQEMNLRRELGQKSASLAGENAFEEAKKWLEVGEVRAALDILILDPQAPRSSLVRAADILLHQADPETAVQVGGDLGARLFTIGEHALAAQVFLQADRLKEAIETLASVGEWERARRIVRELAPDIEPYLEEKYKEAILKDGQIDRLVEIDLDAGLEMLANKGQWNQLFEAASSQSSQTLHKYVAQRAVQLLKGHMPLDALQLYAKYGAPPIPQNFNLYLQLSESVLNSKAYYEYKHLALLRTVLLDIWNNLKSSAGPKSKFERLLETTHYSAVKRGCQNYPVLSGLVLKTSITLLRYTDFLLADRAYYEAGVETRAAGLNSEAFVFLNHFLDLEECIEEGDSTVLDVDDLAVTDFPTEVPLPESLSMSSEQREEAREWVLTMSMDQKVEQVLPTDHRGVYIGSLNSPSAETGALQGCILTGYPIRGPIIRFPEGDHVTDRDDWTKLINTARQAPQDSALNDILAFVQEWCGTVPNYSF, from the exons ATGTTGCTCAAATATTTGGGCAATGTTATGTCCCCACAG GAACACGAGAATCGAGTGGTGGGTATACTCTGGTCACCGAACAACTTAAAGCTAGCTGTTGCCTCGTCCGATCGTTTCATCTATCTCTTCGATGACAACTGCATAAAACGGgataaattttcaacaaaaccTGTTGATTCAAAG TTTGGCAAGAAGAGCTACTTAATCAAGGGTATAGCTTTTTCTCCAGACTCAACGAAAATAGCAGTGGGTCAGACCGACTGTATCATTTACGTATACAAAATTGGAGAGCAATG GGGAGACAAGAAAGTAATTTGTAACAAGTTTCGTCAGAGCTCTTCAGTGACTTGTCTAATCTGGCTTACCGAAGGACCCATCATTGTTGGTTTAGTGGATGGGAAGGTCCGTGCAGCATTGCCGAAATCTCAGAAAGCTCAGACTCTTTATACAGCGGATTCGACAACGATTGCGCTAACTTCGAA taTACGAGGGACTGGATTTTTATCGAGTCACGCCGATGGCAGTatcataaagtattatataaccgaCGATGGAAGCCACGAACCATCTGGACGCATTTGCACTCATAGTGTGCCCGCGTACGCGTTAGCTTGGCCACAGTCTCACATTCTGGCAGCGGGATGCGACAGACGAGTGACTTTCTACGATTCACGTGGGAAGGTCGTGAAGAACTTCGACTACAGTCGCGAGGACGAGAAGGAGTTCGCGATCGCCTGCTGTAGCCCCAGTGGACAGAGCGTCGCCATTGGATCTTGGAACAAAATACGAATACTGGACTGGAGCCCTCGACGCTCCATCTGGGAGGAGGCAAATGTTAGATCGTTGCCAAACTTTTATACCGTTACCGCGATATCGTGGCGCCGTGACGGTTCCAG actcctCGTGGGCAGTCTCTGTGGCGCCGTGGAGCAGTTCGAAACCGTATTAAAGAGAACAGTGATAAGAGGTAGCCACGAGGTAGCGTATGTCGGCCCTAGCCAGGTGGTGATCCGACCACTGCACGAAGGCAACAGACCTGTAATCATTAGATCGCAGATGGGCTACGAGATTGAGGACGTCAAGGTTCTAGGACGTACCGACAACAACGTGGTAGCTCGTACAGCCAATACACTACTGCTCGCAGACATAGAGCTGAATCTTATCAGCGAAATTCCGTGGGAGGATAAGAGTAACAGcgaaaaattcttcttcgaGTATCCAAGAGTGTGTCTGATCTTTTGCTCCGGGGAGCTGACCATCGTTGAATACGGGAATAACGAGCTCCTGGGCTCCGTGAGGACAGAGGCAGTGAATCCTCACGTGGTCAGTGTACGAATCAACGAAAGGCAAGTGGTGAATGCTCCGGACAACAAGAGATTAGCTTATCTGCTGGATCCTCGTACCGTTCGTCTCGTCGACCTCGTGACAGGCGCGACTGTCGCGGTAATTTCTCACGATGTGCGCGTAGATTGGTTGGAGTTGAGCGAAACTGGCCACAGACTGCTGTCGCGCGACAAGAGAGCCAG GTTGTGGTTGAGCGACGATCTCGGTGGACGAAGTTTGCTGTTAACCGGAGTCAGCTTCGTCTCCTGGGTATTAGGTAGCGACGTGGTCGTAGCTCAAAGTAGTCAAACGTTGGCAGTCTGGTACAACGTTGATGCACCGGAGGTAGCCACGTTGATTCCAATTCGCGGAGACGCCGTGGACATTGTTAGAGAAGACGGTCGTACCTCCGTCACAGTGGAGGAGCTCGGTGGAAAAGTGGGCTATTTGCTGGACGAACCGCTAATTGAATTTGGTACAGCGCTCCACGACAATGACTTCGGTAGAGCACTACTGTTCTTGGAGGAGCTGGCAGACAGGCCTCAAGCAGAGGCCATGTGGGAGAATGTAGCAAGAAATGCGATGGCTACTAGACAACTGCTGGTTGCTGCTAGATGCTACGCAGCTCTAGGGGACGTTGCTTGCTCCAG ATTTCTAAAAAACATCATTGAGGTTGGTGAGAAGTACAACATGGAAACCGGGAACGATCCTCTTTCGAGTCCAGACTGCTGGGCCAAGCTAGCAATCCTTAACGGCGAGTTAAAGACAGCAGAAGCGATCTATCTGGAGCAAAACGAATTGAATCAAGCCCTTGATATGTATCAAAAGTATTGGCGCTGGGAAGATGCATTGTTCCTGGCGCAGAATCGTGGCTGGCCAGGTTTACAGGAGCTTAGAGACAGGCATTTAACCTGGCTGCTCGAAAGCGGCCAGACAGCCAGAGCTGCCGCTATTCTCGAGGCCACTAATCCACGACGAGCGGTCAAACTGTACCTAGAGGCTCGTCGAGCTGGACGAGCAGCGCGATTAGTTTTGGCCGATGATGAATTGCTGGATGACAAATCGATCGTCAATGAAATTGTCAGAGTACTGAGGGCAACTGACTTGATGGAACTTGCGGGAGAATTGTTGGAGAAGACTTCGGAACCCTTGGAAGCTATCAAATGCTATTCCCAAGCTGGTGTATTTGCTAGAGCGTTGGAATTAGCTCGAAAAGTAGACCCCACCTCGGTGGTTGACCTCGAGCGAGATTGGGGCAAACACTTGGCCTCGGCTGGTCATTATGACGCAGCTATCAATCATTTTATCGAAGCTGGGGAAACGGCTCTAGCACTGGATGCCGCTATCAGCGCACGTCAATGGAGGAAAGGCTTACAGATCGTGCAA GTGATCGAGGACGACGACCCGACGATACgaaagaaatgcgaaaaattagcgGAGTATTTCGCTTCTATAGGCGAGAAGCATCTTGCGGAGAGACTGTTCATTCGTGCCGGTGATGCTCGACGTGCAGTGGAGGTTCACGTGCAGAATGGCAATTGGATTCGTGCTCACGAAGTGGCCGAAGAACATATGGTTCCCGAGGAAGCGAACAAGGTGCTGGCCAAGCACGCGGCCGCTCTGAACGAGGCGGGTGACCTCAAGCACGCGGAAGAATTGTACCTCGCTATCGGTGAACACGACATGGCGATAGCAATGTACAAAAAAGCAGGTCGTCGCGCGGACATGGTGAGATTGGTGAAAATCTACAGACCGGATCTATTGGAGACGACTCACGCGCATTTGGCACGGGAGTTGGATACGTCGGGTAAGCCTCGAGAAGCCGAAGAGCATTATCTTGCGGCTGGAGACTGGCGGGGTGCTGTTACCGCTTACAGATCAGCGAATCTTTGGGAAGACGCTCTTCGCGTTGCCAAACAAAATGCCGGAGACACTGCTGCTCAACAG GTTGCTCTAATGTGGGCGCGTACATTAGCCCCAGAGTTAGGAGCAAGGTTACTAATGCGCTTAAGTTACCTGGACGGTTGCCTCCAACTGGCCTGTGAAGCTGGCCTATTCGACTGGGCCTTGGAGATTGTCAAATACGGCAACGCTGACCAGAAGAAAGAGGTCCATTACAGACACGCTATGGCGCTTGAAGACGCGGGTCGTTTCTCCGACGCTGAGAAGGAATTCATCAAAGCGGGGAGGACTATGGAGGCGGTTCAGATGTATATACATACTCGTGATTGGGAAACCGCTGAGGATGTAGCGCAGTCGATCAATCAGGACGCGGTTGCCGAGGTCCTCGTCGCCAGGGCCAGCGAGGCAGCGGAATCACAGGATTATTCTCTCGCGGAGACCCTGCTGCTTAGAGCTCATAAACCCGAAACGATCATCGATTATTATAAA AAAGCGGGGATGTGGTCCGAGGCATTGCGCGTCTGCAGAGAGTACTTACCGAGTCAAGAAATGAATCTTCGCCGCGAATTGGGTCAGAAGAGCGCTTCACTTGCCGGTGAGAACGCTTTCGAGGAAGCTAAAAAGTGGTTGGAGGTCGGAGAGGTGCGGGCCGCTTTAGATATCTTGATTCTGGATCCTCAAGCACCCAGGTCGTCTCTTGTGCGAGCAGCCGATATTCTACTTCATCAGGCTGACCCAGAAACTGCGGTACAAGTTGGGGGCGATCTTGGCGCACGATTGTTCACCATTGGCGAACACGCTCTGGCTGCACAG GTATTTCTGCAAGCAGATAGATTGAAGGAGGCCATTGAAACGTTAGCATCGGTAGGGGAGTGGGAAAGGGCTAGACGCATCGTGAGAGAACTTGCACCGGATATCGAGCCCTACCTAGAAGAGAAATATAAGGAAGCTATATTAAAAGATGGACAAATAGACCGACTGGTGGAAATTGATTTAGATGCTGGTTTGGAAATGCTTGCCAACAAGGGACAATGGAACCAATTGTTTGAAGCGGCGAGCTCCCAAAGCTCTCAGACTCTGCACAAATACGTGGCGCAGCGAGCAGTGCAACTTCTGAAAGGACATATGCCACTCGACGCTCTGCAATTGTATGCGAAATATGGGGCACCTCCTATTCCACAAAATTTTAATCTTTACTTACAGTTGTCGGAGAGTGTTCTGAACTCTAAG GCATACTATGAATATAAACACTTGGCCCTTCTACGTACCGTTCTCCTGGACATATGGAACAACCTGAAGTCTTCTGCCGGGCCTAAATCTAAATTCGAAAGGTTGCTTGAGACAACACACTACTCAGCAGTAAAACGTGGATGTCAAAATTACCCTGTACTCTCTGGACTAGTTTTAAAGACCTCCATCACCCTGTTGAGGTACACTGACTTTCTCCTCGCTGATCGGGCTTACTATGAGGCTGGTGTCGAAACGCGAGCAGCTGGATTGAATAGCGAAGCCTTCGTCTTCCTGAATCATTTTCTTGACTTGGAAGAGTGTATCGAGGAAGGGGATAGCACTGTACTCGATGTAGACGATCTGGCTGTAACAGATTTTCCAACAGAGGTCCCTTTGCCAGAATCTCTGAGCATGTCGTCGGAGCAACGAGAAGAAGCTCGTGAGTGGGTGCTTACAATGTCCATGGATCAAAAGGTGGAGCAGGTCCTGCCTACTGATCATCGAGGAGTTTATATAGGGTCGTTGAATTCTCCATCTGCAGAGACAGGAGCTCTTCAGGGGTGCATTTTGACAGGGTATCCTATTCGGGGTCCGATAATTCGGTTTCCAGAG GGCGACCATGTAACAGATCGCGATGATTGGACAAAATTGATTAACACAGCGCGACAGGCTCCCCAGGATTCAGCTCTTAATGATATTCTGGCTTTCGTTCAAGAGTGGTGTGGAACGGTTCCCAATTATTCCTTCTGA